One window of Desulfobacca acetoxidans DSM 11109 genomic DNA carries:
- a CDS encoding sulfite exporter TauE/SafE family protein, whose protein sequence is MVLILLMYVGFGAVAGILAGLLGIGGGLVIVPMLVFTLTWQGVPNEYIMHLALATSMASIIFTSVSSFSAHHRRGAVHWLVVRRIALGIVLGTFLGACLASRLSTAYLKGVFVVFLYYMAYQLIADRKPKPSRTLPGRLGMFAVGNGIGVVSALVGIGGGTLSVPFMLWCNLTVHEAIGTSAAIGFPIAIAGTIGYIVNGWQVAGLPDYSWGYVYLPALVGIVAASVLTAPLGVRLAHSLPVDKLKRVFAILLALVGTRMLWGLI, encoded by the coding sequence ATGGTCTTGATTCTCCTGATGTATGTCGGCTTCGGGGCCGTAGCCGGTATTTTGGCAGGTTTGTTAGGTATTGGCGGGGGTCTGGTCATTGTCCCTATGCTGGTCTTCACTCTCACCTGGCAAGGTGTTCCCAATGAATATATCATGCACCTGGCCTTGGCGACCTCCATGGCCAGCATCATCTTCACTTCGGTCTCCAGTTTCTCTGCCCACCACCGACGCGGTGCCGTGCATTGGCTGGTGGTGCGGCGCATTGCCCTGGGCATCGTTTTGGGGACATTTTTGGGCGCCTGCCTGGCTTCTCGTCTCTCTACGGCGTATCTCAAGGGCGTCTTCGTGGTCTTCCTCTATTATATGGCCTATCAACTGATCGCCGATCGCAAACCCAAACCCTCCCGCACCCTCCCCGGGCGGCTGGGCATGTTTGCCGTGGGCAATGGCATCGGTGTTGTCTCGGCTCTGGTGGGCATTGGCGGCGGCACCCTGTCAGTACCTTTTATGCTCTGGTGCAACCTAACGGTTCACGAGGCTATCGGCACCTCTGCGGCTATCGGTTTCCCCATCGCCATTGCCGGGACCATCGGCTACATTGTCAACGGCTGGCAGGTTGCGGGTCTACCCGATTATTCCTGGGGTTATGTCTATCTTCCGGCCTTGGTGGGCATCGTCGCTGCCAGTGTTCTCACCGCTCCCCTGGGCGTCCGCCTGGCCCACAGCCTCCCCGTCGATAAACTCAAGCGGGTCTTCGCTATCCTGCTGGCTTTAGTCGGCACGAGGATGCTGTGGGGACTTATTTAG